The Pyrus communis chromosome 9, drPyrComm1.1, whole genome shotgun sequence genome has a segment encoding these proteins:
- the LOC137745609 gene encoding uncharacterized protein isoform X2, whose protein sequence is MANPRRNTQSSENPFHAQTLTSSSVTHFLKKPHAFPFLLSIFLFLTWVSLRLQHSSSPSRFSINKDDAHKKWSQSSDSGANLVRFGSGFPSPIAKDKRGWLLDPISLAKDSRISGGALSCVSLHLGEIRPGGLRGNHRHYSCNETFVIWGAETRFRVDEGYAEVTIGADEVAVAASPSSTAHALINIDPVRTTYFIGCQDNIINYNSSSTDFNVWKNL, encoded by the exons ATGGCAAACCCTCGAAGGAACACCCAGAGCTCAGAGAACCCCTTCCACGCCCAAACCCTCACATCCTCTTCAGTCACTCACTTTCTCAAGAAACCCCACGCCTTCCCCTTCCTCCTCTCAATCTTCCTTTTCCTGACGTGGGTCTCTCTCCGACTCCAGCActcctcttctccttctcgTTTTTCCATCAACAAAGACGACGCCCATAAAAAATGGAGCCAATCGAGCGATTCCGGAGCCAATCTCGTGAGGTTCGGTTCTGGGTTTCCTTCCCCGATTGCCAAAGACAAGAGGGGATGGTTGCTCGACCCCATCTCCCTCGCCAAAGATTCTCGTATTTCAG GTGGAGCTCTGAGCTGTGTATCGCttcatcttggagaaatccgGCCTGGCGGTTTAAGGGGGAATCACAGGCACTATTCTTGCAATGAAACATTTGTCATATGGGGGGCTGAAACAAGGTTTAGG GTGGATGAAGGCTATGCTGAAGTGACTATTGGTGCAGATGAGGTTGCTGTAGCTGCTAGCCCAAGTAGCACTGCCCATGCTCTAATAAATATAGATCCGGTACGGACTACATACTTTATAGGATGCCAAGACAACATCATAAACTATAACAGCTCAAGTACAGATTTTAATGTGTGGAAAAATCTGTGA
- the LOC137745609 gene encoding uncharacterized protein isoform X1 yields MANPRRNTQSSENPFHAQTLTSSSVTHFLKKPHAFPFLLSIFLFLTWVSLRLQHSSSPSRFSINKDDAHKKWSQSSDSGANLVRFGSGFPSPIAKDKRGWLLDPISLAKDSRISGGALSCVSLHLGEIRPGGLRGNHRHYSCNETFVIWGAETRFRLETDQVDEGYAEVTIGADEVAVAASPSSTAHALINIDPVRTTYFIGCQDNIINYNSSSTDFNVWKNL; encoded by the exons ATGGCAAACCCTCGAAGGAACACCCAGAGCTCAGAGAACCCCTTCCACGCCCAAACCCTCACATCCTCTTCAGTCACTCACTTTCTCAAGAAACCCCACGCCTTCCCCTTCCTCCTCTCAATCTTCCTTTTCCTGACGTGGGTCTCTCTCCGACTCCAGCActcctcttctccttctcgTTTTTCCATCAACAAAGACGACGCCCATAAAAAATGGAGCCAATCGAGCGATTCCGGAGCCAATCTCGTGAGGTTCGGTTCTGGGTTTCCTTCCCCGATTGCCAAAGACAAGAGGGGATGGTTGCTCGACCCCATCTCCCTCGCCAAAGATTCTCGTATTTCAG GTGGAGCTCTGAGCTGTGTATCGCttcatcttggagaaatccgGCCTGGCGGTTTAAGGGGGAATCACAGGCACTATTCTTGCAATGAAACATTTGTCATATGGGGGGCTGAAACAAGGTTTAGG CTGGAGACTGACCAGGTGGATGAAGGCTATGCTGAAGTGACTATTGGTGCAGATGAGGTTGCTGTAGCTGCTAGCCCAAGTAGCACTGCCCATGCTCTAATAAATATAGATCCGGTACGGACTACATACTTTATAGGATGCCAAGACAACATCATAAACTATAACAGCTCAAGTACAGATTTTAATGTGTGGAAAAATCTGTGA
- the LOC137745297 gene encoding myb family transcription factor PHL7-like translates to MYHAKKFSTASLVPHKPQSSQELANVGAVSGGSSVKSPTPSGGGSGKQRLRWTSDLHDRFVDAITQLGGPDRATPKGVLRVMGVPGLTIYHVKSHLQKYRLAKYLPESPADGSKDEKKGSGDSLSCSDSSPGVQINEALRMQMEVQKRLHEQLEVQRQLQMRIEAQGKYLQKIIEEQQKFGGSLKASEALPSAEEKQKPAQLETMGDASAAPSSPRKKQRVDEGLPDGCTTSNLPLKADQKNEFVGRWDRDLYGSDGGYGFGLQTEFKEGDGGAAQKAPMELDPLCGSKQ, encoded by the exons ATGTATCACGCCAAGAAGTTTTCAACGGCGAGCTTGGTCCCACACAAGCCCCAGAGCTCCCAAGAGCTTGCGAACGTTGGGGCTGTCAGCGGCGGTTCCTCCGTGAAAAGCCCAACGCCTTCCGGCGGGGGAAGCGGGAAGCAACGGCTCCGCTGGACTTCAGATCTCCACGACCGCTTTGTCGATGCCATTACTCAGCTTGGCGGACCAGACA GAGCAACACCTAAAGGTGTTCTGAGAGTGATGGGTGTTCCAGGACTAACTATTTATCATGTGAAGAGTCATTTACAG AAATACCGACTTGCAAAGTACCTGCCAGAGTCGCCAGCTGATG GTTCTAAGGATGAGAAGAAGGGTTCTGGAGACAGCCTATCTTGCTCAGATTCTTCTCC TGGAGTGCAAATTAATGAGGCATTGAGGATGCAAATGGAAGTTCAGAAGCGTCTTCATGAACAGCTTGAG GTTCAAAGACAGTTGCAAATGAGAATAGAAGCTCAGGGTAAATACTTGCAGAAGATCATCGAGGAGCAGCAAAAGTTTGGTGGTTCACTCAAAGCGTCAGAAGCGTTACCATCAGCCGAGGAAAAGCAGAAGCCAGCTCAGTTGGAGACAATGGGCGATGCATCGGCCGCTCCCTCATCTCCCCGAAAGAAACAAAGGGTGGATGAAGGGTTGCCAGACGGTTGCACCACATCTAATCTGCCTCTAAAAGCTGACCAGAAGAACGAATTTGTGGGTCGGTGGGATCGAGACCTGTATGGAAGTGACGGTGGATATGGATTTGGCTTGCAAACAGAGTTTAAAGAAGGAGATGGCGGTGCTGCACAGAAAGCACCTATGGAGTTAGATCCCTTGTGTGGTTCAAAACAATAG